From Penicillium digitatum chromosome 5, complete sequence, one genomic window encodes:
- a CDS encoding Capsular polysaccharide synthesis, translating into MEYLLPAGMHIIPSDLLDLRPDADIDFDLLNPQPVKGVKNIWFFWHSGYANMHPYTQRTVRAWHRRFTKQGWSVRIIDRQPGSNGNIAEFLDVTNPEIFPRAFTDETLTGPYALQHTSDLVRWPLLLRYGGVYADVGMMQIGDLDTLWIETVANPDSPYEVLSYTPSGQDQYSLCNYFLAALPNNALFARCHRLLLALWGVDGGKTSTEGMYASPLLQGVPLMGGEFTITEDDGTFIGPAEVSRLLTDYIIQGQVATAVMGLVDADDNWDGPAYCMDHFYAIEFMEGSQLINELTAWNGQEAFDLLSLPMPREGEEESGKQQKAREIVEACLSRSFGFKLAHGLILRVNKVTLGSLWRDNQGSDVIPGTYASWLRHGIAYWNQDNVPGRVALSLIPPTKVGKLLM; encoded by the coding sequence ATGGAATACCTTCTACCTGCTGGGATGCATATCATCCCCTCCGACCTTCTCGATCTACGCCCAGACGCCGACATAGACTTCGACCTCCTAAATCCCCAGCCAGTAAAGGGCGTCAAAAATATTTGGTTCTTCTGGCATTCGGGCTACGCCAACATGCACCCTTACACGCAGCGCACAGTGCGCGCATGGCACCGCCGTTTCACCAAGCAAGGGTGGAGTGTGCGAATCATCGACCGGCAACCTGGATCGAATGGCAATATCGCCGAGTTCTTAGATGTCACGAATCCAGAAATCTTTCCACGCGCTTTTACAGATGAGACTCTCACTGGCCCTTACGCGCTACAACACACTTCGGACCTTGTTCGTTGGCCGTTGCTCCTACGATACGGGGGTGTCTATGCGGACGTGGGTATGATGCAAATTGGCGACCTGGATACGTTATGGATTGAGACAGTTGCAAATCCTGACTCTCCATACGAGGTTCTATCTTATACACCCAGCGGTCAAGATCAATACAGTTTGTGCAATTATTTTCTCGCCGCATTGCCAAATAACGCACTCTTCGCTCGCTGCCATCGTCTGCTTCTCGCCCTTTGGGGTGTAGATGGTGGTAAAACAAGCACCGAGGGCATGTACGCTAGTCCACTCCTTCAAGGCGTTCCTCTGATGGGTGGTGAATTTACAATTACCGAAGATGATGGGACTTTCATCGGTCCTGCCGAGGTCAGCCGCCTTTTGACCGACTATATCATTCAGGGCCAGGTGGCAACCGCGGTAATGGGATTGGTCGATGCCGACGATAATTGGGACGGTCCGGCCTATTGCATGGATCATTTTTACGCGATTGAGTTCATGGAGGGGTCGCAACTGATCAATGAGTTAACTGCCTGGAACGGACAGGAGGCGTTCGATTTGTTGTCACTTCCCATGCCGAGAGAAGGGGAGGAGGAGTCTGGGAAGCAACAAAAGGCTCGTGAGATTGTTGAGGCTTGTCTGTCGCGCAGCTTTGGATTCAAGCTTGCTCACGGGCTCATCCTGCGGGTCAACAAGGTCACTCTTGGTTCACTATGGCGGGACAACCAGGGGTCCGATGTTATCCCAGGCACATATGCGAGTTGGCTTCGCCATGGGATTGCCTACTGGAATCAAGATAATGTGCCCGGGCGAGTAGCGCTCTCGTTGATCCCTCCCACCAAGGTTGGAAAACTACTTATGTGA
- a CDS encoding Serine/threonine-protein kinase DCLK, translated as MSSLTPGHVLRGAYWNYRVLEPVKGDNTHISTVFKAQVVPLDAHVVPDVPEWALIKVALPSDENATKNMQREILTYRLPGVASAKCFRKMYDVIDDSTIALEWLDTTLAEVEYHSDMRIYSLIKTFLRAAFTSCVVLERHKHVNTDYKTANILLSDNRTDRVIAKVGDLGLVVPVGELFNAQPYAMRAPEVFLGKACTEPSQVWAVAAMLLCWLKPGVLGAWDSPHPLINEAWSIAKIQRLFPHWETPTPEMVKGDTLKVTLNSAQSLSKQVPELQAILPFDEETKKVEMPQQLRDLLRFILVPDPKIRPSASFVLASREFRKFENYVTL; from the exons ATGTCGTCTCTTACTCCTGGGCATGTTCTCCGAGGCGCCTATTGGAACTACCGCGTTCTGGAACCTGTCAAAGGAGATAACACGCACATTTCCACCGTCTTTAAGGCCCAGGTTGTTCCACTTGACGCCCACGTCGTCCCTGATGTTCCTGAATG GGCTTTGATCAAAGTAGCGTTGCCTAGTGATGAAAATGCCACTAAGAATATGCAACGTGAAATTCTGACATATCGCCTTCCTGGTGTCGCCTCGGCGAAGTGCTTCCGGAAAATGTATGATGTAATCGACGACAGCACCATCGCTTTGGAATGGTTGGATACTACTCTCGCAGAGGTGGAATACCATTCTGACATGCGCATCTACTCCCTCATCAAGACGTTTTTAAGAGCAGCGTTCACAAGTTGTGTCGTTCTGGAGCGTCACAAACATGTGAATACAG ACTATAAAACTGCCAATATCCTGCTTTCTGACAACCGGACAGACCGTGTTATCGCTAAAGTGGGAGACTTGGGACTCG TTGTCCCGGTTGGCGAACTTTTTAACGCCCAACCATATGCTATGCGCGCCCCTGAAGTCTTCCTAGGCAAAGCGTGCACTGAGCCATCACAGGTCTGGGCTGTTGCCGCAATGCTACTTTGCTGGCTCAAACCTGGTGTATTGGGCGCATGGGACAGCCCTCATCCTTTGATTAACGAGGCTTGGTCTATAGCAAAGATACAGCGGCTCTTCCCCCACTGGGAGACTCCGACTCCTGAAATGGTGAAGGGCGATACCCTTAAAGTTACACTAAATTCTGCGCAATCTCTAAGTAAACAGGTACCAGAACTACAAGCGATCCTACCCTTCGACGAAGAGACAAAAAAGGTGGAGATGCCGCAGCAGTTAAGAGATCTTCTTCGCTTCATTTTGGTACCTGATCCAAAAATAAGGCCATCCGCTTCATTTGTGCTCGCATCAAGGGAATTTCGAAAATTTGAAAATTACGTGACCTTGTAA